The following nucleotide sequence is from Methanomassiliicoccales archaeon.
ATTATAGTATATTATAGTCATATGAGATTATAAATTTTTATAAAAAAAATAAATATATGCGTATAATAAATTTACATATTTTTACTTATATATGATGACAATACTCGATATCCTGATATTGTAAATACCATGAAATTTTCTCAATTTTAGACAAATATGAAATCATTCTATCAATTTCAATGATCTAATCTAATTTGGATAGATTGCGCGTGCCCAAATAATCCCTCTGCACTGGCAAGTTTTACGATGGTAGGTTCTAATTTACGCAGCCCATCTTTACTTAACTGCTGAACTGAAGTAGCTTTGCAGAAATGCCTGATGTCAAGACCTGAATAAAGGTTAGCGTAGCCAGATGTGGGTAAAACATGATTTGTCCCTGAGGCATAGTCTCCTGCTGCTATCGGTGAATAGGAACCTATGAAAATGGAGCCTGCATTACGAACCAATGCTAAGACTTCCTCATATTGCTTGCATTGTATAGAGATATGTTCAGGTGCGATGCAATTACAAATCTCAACTGCCTTTTCCATATTATCAACTAGAATATATCCTACATTCTTTAAAGAAGATTCAAGAATCACTTTCCTTGGAGAGCATGATGCGTATTTATCCACAAATTCACCCACTCGTTTGGCAAAATCCTCATCATTAGTTATCAAGAGACAGAACGAATGCGGGCCGTGCTCCGCTTGAGCTACAATATCTGATGCTACAAAAGAGGGATTAGCGCTATCGTCTGCAATTATCACGGCTTCGCTCGGACCAGCAGGGAAATCGATTTCCACTCTATCCCTAAGTAGCATTTTTGCTTCTGTAACATAAACATTCCCTGGTCCAACCACCTTGCGAACAGCCTTTATGGTTTTTGTGCCAAATGCCATGGCAGCTATCGCCTGAGCCCCGCCTATCTTATATATCTCATCAACTTCAGCTATATCCAAGGCTACCAAGGTCAGAGGATTAATCGGTGGAGGTGTGCACACTACCGTCTCACTTACGCCCACCACTTTTGCTGGAATAATGCACATAAGCGCTGTTGATGGATAAGACGCTCTTCCTCCAGGTACATATGCCCCAACACGGTCCAAAGGAAGAAGTTTGACACCTAGGCATATCCCCTCTTCTATCTCCTCCAGCCAATTTTGTTTCTGATATTGAAGACTGTGAAATCTACGTATGCGATCAGATGCTTCCTTTAGGGCTTTGACTAATGATTCATCTACTCTTTCATAAGCAGCCTTAATTTCTTCACTGCAAACTTTTAGAGAATCTAGGCTTACGCCGTCGAAACGCTCTGTAAGCTCCAACAAGGCGTCGTCACCACGGTTTCGGACCGCTTCTATTATATTTTCAACGGCTTGGCGTACATTCGCCAATTCTCCTCGTCGCCTGCGCTCCCACAAATTAAGGTCAATGGGGCCCCACATGA
It contains:
- the hisD gene encoding histidinol dehydrogenase — translated: MWGPIDLNLWERRRRGELANVRQAVENIIEAVRNRGDDALLELTERFDGVSLDSLKVCSEEIKAAYERVDESLVKALKEASDRIRRFHSLQYQKQNWLEEIEEGICLGVKLLPLDRVGAYVPGGRASYPSTALMCIIPAKVVGVSETVVCTPPPINPLTLVALDIAEVDEIYKIGGAQAIAAMAFGTKTIKAVRKVVGPGNVYVTEAKMLLRDRVEIDFPAGPSEAVIIADDSANPSFVASDIVAQAEHGPHSFCLLITNDEDFAKRVGEFVDKYASCSPRKVILESSLKNVGYILVDNMEKAVEICNCIAPEHISIQCKQYEEVLALVRNAGSIFIGSYSPIAAGDYASGTNHVLPTSGYANLYSGLDIRHFCKATSVQQLSKDGLRKLEPTIVKLASAEGLFGHAQSIQIRLDH